Proteins from one Pseudomonas sp. KBS0710 genomic window:
- a CDS encoding ATP-binding protein — translation MPLRQRLENLPVGQKLLAALLVLLTTVLLVANLTFISAAYWISQESMAPQALQAIGRLVSNPALAAEALESPAKADALLNELTSYSPLRAAALYDGEGTLLAQMQHGNRLHLPENYRHIEAWRLTEFRSNQVITLPRAGQPSGHLLLVASSELPVAFYTGTLTASLGILIFSVLLWLVIARQIKRLITRPIHELEELSRQVTREENYALRAGRGNHDEIGSLAEAFNTMLSRIEAREQQLKRARDDSQAAYDQAQGLAEETRHTNRKLELEVQVRSKIEKKLTGFQNYLNSIIDSMPSALIALDEQLYVTQWNQEATALSGTRLDEALNQPIFLAFQPLKPYLPQIKATVEQHTVERIERVTWIKDDEPKHYALTFYPLMGGAGRGVVIRIDDITQRLSLEEMMVQSEKMLSVGGLAAGMAHEINNPLGAILHNVQNIRRRLSPELPKNLEHAEQAGIELETVNRYLQGREVPQLLDGIQQAGARAAKIVTHMLSFSRRSNRQMAPCDLPALIDQAVEIAGNDFDLTIGFDFKGQAIIRQFDPQLGPVPGTANELEQVLLNLLKNAAQAIHLREDDSEPGRIILRTRLNPPWAEIQVEDNGIGMSENVRKRTFEPFFTTKEIGQGTGLGLSVSYFIITNNHKGQMEVHSTLGQGTCFTLRLPLAGSQIPPYELTQLEQ, via the coding sequence ATGCCACTGCGCCAGCGTCTAGAAAACCTACCGGTAGGGCAGAAACTGCTGGCCGCCCTGCTGGTGCTGTTGACCACCGTATTGCTGGTGGCCAACCTGACGTTTATCAGCGCCGCCTATTGGATTTCCCAGGAAAGCATGGCACCCCAGGCGCTGCAGGCCATCGGTCGATTGGTGTCAAACCCCGCCCTCGCCGCCGAAGCCCTTGAGTCTCCGGCCAAGGCCGACGCCCTGCTCAATGAGTTGACCAGCTATTCACCCTTGCGCGCCGCCGCGCTGTACGACGGCGAAGGCACCTTGCTCGCACAGATGCAGCACGGCAACCGCCTGCACCTGCCGGAAAACTACCGACATATCGAAGCCTGGCGCCTCACCGAATTTCGCAGCAACCAGGTCATCACCCTGCCCCGCGCTGGCCAACCGTCCGGGCATTTGCTGTTGGTGGCCAGCAGTGAGTTGCCGGTGGCCTTCTATACCGGCACATTGACCGCCAGCCTCGGCATCCTGATTTTCAGCGTATTGCTGTGGCTGGTCATCGCTCGCCAGATCAAACGCCTGATCACTCGCCCGATCCATGAGTTGGAAGAGCTCTCACGCCAGGTCACGCGCGAAGAGAACTACGCCCTGCGTGCCGGGCGCGGCAACCATGATGAAATCGGCAGCCTGGCCGAAGCCTTCAACACCATGCTGTCGCGTATCGAAGCCCGCGAGCAGCAGCTCAAACGTGCGCGGGACGACTCTCAGGCAGCCTACGACCAGGCCCAGGGCCTGGCCGAAGAAACACGCCACACCAACCGCAAGCTGGAACTGGAAGTGCAGGTGCGCAGCAAGATCGAGAAAAAGCTCACCGGTTTCCAGAACTACCTCAACAGCATCATCGACTCGATGCCGTCGGCGCTGATCGCTCTGGATGAACAGCTGTACGTGACCCAATGGAACCAGGAAGCCACGGCGCTTTCCGGCACCCGCCTGGATGAAGCGCTGAACCAGCCGATCTTCCTCGCCTTCCAGCCGCTCAAACCGTACCTGCCGCAGATAAAGGCCACGGTGGAGCAGCACACGGTCGAACGCATCGAACGCGTCACCTGGATCAAGGACGACGAACCCAAGCATTACGCCCTGACCTTCTACCCGTTGATGGGCGGTGCCGGGCGCGGCGTGGTGATCCGTATCGACGACATCACCCAGCGTTTGTCCCTGGAAGAAATGATGGTGCAGTCAGAAAAAATGCTCTCCGTGGGCGGCCTGGCTGCAGGCATGGCCCATGAGATCAACAACCCGCTGGGGGCGATCCTGCATAACGTGCAGAACATCCGTCGGCGCCTGTCTCCCGAGCTGCCCAAGAACCTGGAACACGCCGAACAGGCCGGTATCGAACTGGAGACGGTCAATCGCTACCTGCAAGGCCGCGAAGTCCCACAATTGCTCGACGGCATCCAGCAAGCCGGCGCGCGGGCGGCGAAAATCGTCACCCATATGCTCAGCTTCAGCCGCCGCAGCAACCGCCAGATGGCGCCTTGCGATTTGCCGGCACTGATCGACCAGGCCGTGGAAATTGCCGGTAACGACTTCGACCTGACCATCGGCTTCGACTTCAAGGGCCAGGCGATCATCCGCCAGTTCGACCCACAACTGGGCCCGGTGCCGGGTACCGCCAACGAGCTGGAACAGGTGCTGCTTAACCTGCTGAAAAACGCTGCGCAAGCCATTCACCTGCGTGAAGACGACAGCGAGCCGGGGCGCATTATCCTGCGCACCCGCCTCAACCCGCCGTGGGCGGAGATCCAGGTGGAAGACAATGGCATCGGCATGAGCGAAAACGTGCGCAAACGCACGTTCGAGCCGTTCTTCACCACCAAGGAAATCGGCCAAGGCACCGGGCTTGGGCTGTCGGTGTCGTACTTCATCATCACCAACAACCATAAAGGCCAGATGGAAGTGCATTCCACCCTCGGCCAGGGCACCTGTTTTACGTTGCGCCTGCCGTTGGCCGGCAGCCAAATCCCACCCTATGAACTGACTCAACTGGAGCAATGA
- a CDS encoding YajQ family cyclic di-GMP-binding protein, with translation MPSFDVVSELDKHEVTNAVENAVKELDRRYDLKGKGSFEFKEKELTVNLTAEADFQLEAMIEILKLSLVKRKIDAQCLEIKDAYASGKLMKQEAVLKEGIDKELAKKIVAHVKDAKLKVQAAIQGEQVRITGKKRDDLQEAIAALRAKTFDMPLQFNNFRD, from the coding sequence ATGCCTTCGTTCGACGTGGTATCCGAACTGGACAAACACGAAGTCACCAACGCCGTCGAAAACGCCGTCAAGGAACTGGACCGTCGCTATGACTTGAAGGGCAAGGGCAGCTTCGAGTTCAAGGAAAAGGAACTGACCGTCAACCTGACCGCTGAAGCCGATTTCCAGCTGGAAGCGATGATCGAAATCCTCAAGCTGTCGTTGGTCAAGCGCAAGATCGACGCACAGTGCCTTGAAATCAAGGACGCCTACGCCTCGGGCAAGCTGATGAAGCAGGAAGCCGTGCTCAAGGAAGGCATCGACAAGGAGCTGGCGAAGAAGATCGTCGCTCACGTCAAAGATGCCAAGTTGAAGGTCCAGGCCGCCATTCAGGGTGAGCAGGTACGTATCACCGGCAAGAAGCGTGACGACCTGCAAGAAGCCATAGCCGCCCTGCGCGCCAAGACCTTCGACATGCCGCTGCAGTTCAATAACTTCCGTGACTGA
- a CDS encoding cold-shock protein, with amino-acid sequence MLKIVHLLTGVAALLLSFIPSLQPESLPYLEQHDALYLALFGLLNLTLAPVIPYWNKGTRHQLQNLVSALLVLTVVVQTLTLLAPMPEVGGHPAILLSLVIAVVAIVLHLAISFYRSSPAAASQNYDMTNRDTGTVKWFNTSKGFGFISRDSGDDIFVHFRAIRGEGHRVLVEGQRVEFSVMNRDKGLQAEDVIAALPRR; translated from the coding sequence ATGTTGAAAATCGTCCACCTCCTGACGGGCGTTGCAGCGTTGCTGCTGTCCTTTATTCCGAGTCTGCAGCCTGAAAGCCTGCCGTACCTGGAACAACACGACGCCCTGTACCTGGCCTTGTTCGGCCTTCTTAACCTGACGCTCGCACCGGTAATCCCTTACTGGAACAAAGGCACGCGTCATCAACTGCAAAACCTGGTCAGCGCGCTGTTGGTACTGACCGTTGTCGTGCAAACCCTCACCCTCCTGGCACCTATGCCTGAAGTGGGCGGCCACCCGGCCATCCTGCTCAGCCTGGTGATTGCTGTGGTCGCCATCGTTCTTCACCTGGCCATCAGCTTCTACCGTTCGTCGCCTGCCGCGGCGTCGCAAAACTACGACATGACCAACCGGGATACCGGGACCGTCAAGTGGTTCAACACCTCCAAAGGCTTCGGCTTTATTTCCCGCGATTCGGGCGACGATATCTTCGTCCACTTCCGGGCCATCCGTGGCGAAGGCCATCGCGTACTGGTCGAAGGCCAGCGCGTGGAGTTCTCCGTCATGAACCGCGACAAAGGCCTGCAAGCCGAAGACGTGATTGCGGCCTTGCCGCGTCGCTGA
- the argJ gene encoding bifunctional glutamate N-acetyltransferase/amino-acid acetyltransferase ArgJ, producing the protein MAVGLGPLPTLHPVAGFELGIASAGIKRPGRKDVVVMRCAEGSTVAGVFTLNAFCAAPVILAKQRVAGSIRYLLTNTGNANAGTGEPGLVAAARTCAKLAQLTGVDASQVLPYSTGVIGEPLPVEKIEGALQAALDDLSVDNWAAAATGIMTTDTLPKGASRQFVHDGVTVTVTGISKGAGMIRPNMATMLGYIATDAKVSRDVLQRLMLDGANKSFNRITIDGDTSTNDCCMLIATGQANLPEITSTEGALFAALKQAVFEVCMDVAQAIVRDGEGATKFVTVEVNGGGNHQECLDVGYTVAHSPLIKTALFASDPNWGRILAAVGRAGVPDLDVSKIDVFLGEVCIASRGARAETYTEAQGSAVMQQEEITIRIELGRGECSETIWTTDLSHEYVKINAEYRT; encoded by the coding sequence ATGGCTGTTGGTCTTGGTCCTTTGCCCACTTTGCACCCGGTCGCCGGTTTTGAACTCGGTATCGCTTCGGCCGGCATCAAGCGCCCAGGGCGCAAAGATGTAGTGGTGATGCGCTGTGCCGAAGGCTCGACGGTTGCGGGTGTGTTCACGCTCAACGCGTTTTGCGCCGCACCGGTAATCCTGGCCAAGCAACGCGTGGCCGGCTCGATCCGTTACCTGCTGACCAACACTGGCAATGCCAACGCCGGTACCGGCGAGCCAGGCCTGGTTGCCGCCGCGCGCACCTGCGCCAAACTGGCCCAGCTGACCGGCGTGGATGCCAGCCAAGTGCTGCCGTACTCCACCGGTGTGATCGGTGAGCCGCTGCCGGTGGAAAAAATCGAAGGTGCGCTGCAAGCCGCTTTGGACGACCTGTCTGTGGATAACTGGGCGGCTGCTGCCACCGGTATCATGACCACCGACACCTTGCCCAAAGGCGCGAGCCGCCAGTTTGTACACGATGGCGTGACCGTCACCGTCACCGGCATCAGCAAGGGCGCGGGCATGATCCGCCCGAACATGGCCACCATGCTCGGCTACATTGCCACCGACGCCAAAGTCTCTCGCGACGTATTGCAGCGCCTGATGCTCGACGGCGCCAACAAGTCGTTCAACCGCATCACCATCGATGGCGATACCTCGACCAACGACTGCTGCATGCTGATCGCCACCGGCCAGGCCAACCTGCCGGAAATCACCTCCACCGAGGGCGCGCTGTTCGCCGCATTGAAGCAGGCGGTGTTCGAGGTGTGTATGGACGTGGCCCAGGCCATCGTGCGTGACGGCGAGGGCGCAACCAAGTTTGTCACGGTTGAAGTCAACGGCGGCGGCAATCACCAGGAATGCCTGGATGTGGGTTACACCGTGGCCCACTCGCCACTGATCAAGACGGCACTGTTTGCTTCCGACCCAAACTGGGGCCGCATCCTCGCTGCCGTCGGCCGTGCCGGTGTGCCGGACCTGGACGTCAGCAAGATCGACGTCTTCCTTGGGGAGGTGTGCATTGCCAGCCGTGGTGCCCGCGCCGAAACCTACACCGAAGCCCAGGGCTCGGCGGTGATGCAGCAGGAAGAAATCACCATCCGCATTGAGTTGGGTCGCGGCGAGTGCAGCGAAACCATCTGGACCACCGACCTGTCCCACGAGTATGTGAAGATCAACGCGGAATACCGCACCTGA
- a CDS encoding Dps family protein, producing MAIDIGISEEDRKSIVDGLSRLLSDTYVLYLKTHNFHWNVTGPMFRTLHLMFEEQYNELALAVDSIAERIRALGFPAPGAYSIYARLSSIKEEEGVPSAEEMIKQLVAGQEAVTRTARGIFPLLDKVSDEPTADLLTQRMQVHEKTAWMLRSLLENQ from the coding sequence ATGGCAATCGATATTGGTATCAGTGAAGAAGACCGTAAATCCATCGTCGATGGGCTTTCACGGCTGCTGTCCGATACCTATGTACTGTATTTGAAAACCCACAACTTCCACTGGAACGTCACGGGCCCCATGTTTCGTACGCTGCACTTGATGTTCGAGGAGCAGTACAACGAACTCGCGCTGGCGGTGGACTCCATTGCCGAGCGTATCCGCGCCCTGGGCTTTCCGGCGCCGGGTGCCTATTCGATCTATGCGCGGCTGTCTTCGATCAAGGAAGAAGAGGGCGTGCCCAGCGCCGAAGAGATGATCAAGCAACTGGTGGCCGGCCAGGAAGCCGTCACGCGCACCGCACGCGGCATTTTCCCGTTGCTCGACAAGGTCAGCGACGAGCCGACCGCCGACCTGTTGACCCAGCGCATGCAAGTTCACGAGAAAACCGCGTGGATGCTGCGTTCCTTGCTTGAGAACCAGTAA
- a CDS encoding Nudix family hydrolase, which translates to MKRVHVAAAVIRGVDGRILLARRADTQHQGGLWEFPGGKVEADESVVAALSRELQEELGIEVTTARPLIKVQHDYPDKQVLLDVWEVSAFTGEPHGAEGQPLEWVMPRDLLNYEFPAANAPIVAAARLPAEYLITPGELETPTLLRGIQKAIAGGIKLIQLRAPNGYDPKYRDLAVDAVGLCAGKAQLMLKGPFEWLGDFPAAGWHMTSAQLRKYASKGRPLPKDRWLAASCHNAEELALAVMMDVDFVTLSPVQPTQTHPDAQPLGWEQAAELIRGFSKPVFLLGGVGPAEREQAWAAGAQGVAGIRAFWPEV; encoded by the coding sequence GTGAAACGAGTGCATGTAGCAGCCGCGGTGATCCGTGGCGTTGACGGCAGGATCCTGCTGGCACGCCGTGCCGATACCCAGCATCAAGGCGGCCTCTGGGAGTTTCCCGGCGGCAAGGTGGAGGCTGATGAGTCGGTCGTTGCCGCGTTGTCCCGCGAGTTGCAGGAAGAGCTTGGCATTGAGGTCACTACGGCGCGCCCGCTGATCAAAGTGCAGCATGACTACCCGGACAAGCAGGTGTTGCTGGATGTCTGGGAAGTCTCGGCCTTTACCGGCGAGCCCCACGGTGCCGAAGGGCAGCCGCTGGAATGGGTGATGCCACGGGACTTGCTCAACTATGAGTTCCCGGCGGCGAATGCACCGATTGTTGCAGCTGCCCGTTTGCCCGCTGAATACCTGATTACCCCGGGTGAGCTGGAAACGCCGACCCTGCTGCGGGGCATTCAAAAAGCCATTGCCGGTGGCATCAAGCTGATTCAACTGCGTGCGCCCAACGGTTACGACCCTAAATACCGTGACCTGGCGGTGGACGCGGTGGGCCTGTGTGCCGGCAAGGCGCAACTGATGCTTAAAGGGCCGTTCGAATGGCTGGGGGATTTCCCTGCCGCCGGCTGGCACATGACCTCGGCGCAATTGCGTAAATACGCGAGCAAAGGCCGCCCGCTGCCGAAGGATCGCTGGTTGGCGGCTTCTTGCCACAACGCAGAAGAGCTGGCGCTGGCAGTGATGATGGACGTGGATTTTGTCACGCTGTCGCCGGTGCAGCCGACCCAGACTCATCCTGATGCCCAGCCGTTGGGTTGGGAGCAGGCGGCAGAGCTGATCCGTGGGTTCAGCAAACCGGTGTTTCTGCTGGGCGGGGTAGGGCCGGCTGAGCGGGAACAGGCTTGGGCAGCCGGGGCTCAGGGTGTGGCAGGTATTCGCGCGTTCTGGCCTGAGGTTTGA
- a CDS encoding cob(I)yrinic acid a,c-diamide adenosyltransferase gives MGFRLSKIYTRTGDKGETGLGDGRRVPKDHPRVEAIGEVDTLNSQLGLLLASLEEQSGKHPQLNEVIEVLTPCQHRLFDLGGELAMPVYKALNAAEVDRLEAAIDRWNEEVGPLENFILPGGSALIAQAHVCRSLARSAERRCQQLNAIEPLEGVGLAYINRLSDVLFVAARVIAKRQGVAEVLWQAAAKPH, from the coding sequence ATGGGCTTTCGCCTGTCGAAGATCTACACCCGCACCGGCGACAAGGGCGAGACAGGCCTGGGCGATGGCCGTCGCGTGCCGAAGGATCACCCTCGCGTGGAGGCGATTGGCGAGGTGGATACGCTCAACAGTCAGTTGGGTTTGCTGTTGGCCAGCCTTGAAGAACAGAGCGGCAAGCACCCGCAGCTCAACGAGGTAATCGAGGTGCTTACGCCGTGCCAGCACCGCTTGTTCGACTTGGGGGGTGAGTTGGCGATGCCCGTGTACAAAGCGTTGAATGCCGCAGAAGTCGACCGGCTGGAAGCGGCGATTGATCGTTGGAACGAGGAAGTCGGGCCGCTGGAGAACTTCATCTTGCCCGGCGGTTCAGCGTTGATTGCCCAGGCCCATGTGTGCCGAAGCCTGGCGCGCAGTGCGGAGCGGCGGTGTCAGCAGTTGAATGCGATTGAGCCGCTGGAAGGCGTGGGGCTTGCGTATATCAATCGGTTGTCGGATGTGTTGTTTGTGGCGGCGCGGGTGATTGCCAAGCGCCAGGGTGTAGCGGAAGTGTTGTGGCAGGCGGCGGCGAAGCCCCACTGA
- a CDS encoding mechanosensitive ion channel family protein, whose product MDLNAEMDHLIKTSQSWIPMIMEYGSRVLLAVITLAIGWWLINVLTHRVGRLLALRNADLALQHFITSLANIALKVMLIVSVASMIGVATTSFVAAIGAATLAIGLALQGSLANFAGGVLILLFRPFRIGDWIEAQGTSGTVDSIQIFHTVLRTGDNKTVIVPNGILSNGIITNTNRQPTRKVVFDVGVDYEADLQKAREVLLELAKDPRVLADPAPVAVVSTLGDSSITVSLRCWTNTPDYWDVVFMLNELARDRLKGAGIDIPFPQRVIRVMQEPLAK is encoded by the coding sequence ATGGATTTAAACGCTGAAATGGATCACCTGATCAAGACCTCGCAGTCCTGGATCCCCATGATCATGGAATACGGCAGCCGCGTGTTGCTGGCGGTGATCACCCTAGCCATCGGCTGGTGGCTGATCAACGTATTGACCCACCGCGTGGGGCGCTTGCTGGCGCTGCGTAACGCCGACCTGGCGTTGCAGCACTTCATCACCAGCCTTGCGAACATTGCGCTGAAAGTCATGCTGATCGTCAGTGTGGCCTCGATGATCGGCGTGGCCACCACCTCGTTTGTCGCCGCGATCGGTGCCGCCACCCTGGCCATCGGCCTGGCGTTGCAGGGCAGCCTGGCGAACTTTGCCGGTGGCGTGCTGATTCTGCTGTTCCGCCCGTTCCGCATTGGTGACTGGATCGAAGCCCAGGGCACGTCCGGGACTGTCGACAGCATCCAGATCTTCCACACCGTGCTGCGTACTGGCGACAACAAGACCGTGATCGTGCCCAACGGCATTCTGTCCAACGGCATCATCACCAACACCAACCGTCAGCCGACCCGCAAAGTAGTGTTTGATGTGGGTGTCGACTACGAAGCCGATCTGCAGAAGGCCCGTGAAGTGCTGTTGGAGCTGGCCAAAGACCCACGCGTACTGGCCGACCCGGCGCCTGTGGCCGTGGTGTCGACCTTGGGTGACAGTTCGATCACTGTCTCCCTGCGTTGCTGGACCAATACCCCGGATTATTGGGACGTGGTGTTTATGCTCAATGAACTGGCGCGTGATCGTTTGAAAGGCGCGGGTATTGATATTCCGTTTCCACAGCGAGTTATTCGCGTGATGCAAGAACCGCTTGCCAAATAA
- a CDS encoding putative 2-dehydropantoate 2-reductase, translated as MSTTWHILGAGSLGTLWATRLSRAGLPVRLIVRDAARLASYHQAGGLTLVEHSLENTYPVIGETPDSPEPIHRLLVACKAYDAQSAIAQLQHRLAPDAELILLQNGLGSQDAVAAQLPQARCIFASSTEGAFRDGDWRVVFAGHGFTWLGDSSHPAPPLWLDDLHAAGIPHEWSTDILTRLWRKLALNCAINPLTVLYQCRNGGLQAHHCEVATVCAELSELLECCGQPAAAQDLHSEVERVIQATAANYSSMYQDVANNRRTEISYLLGYACQAAARHQLVLPHLQQLQARLVDDLHSRGLASN; from the coding sequence ATGTCGACCACCTGGCATATTCTCGGCGCCGGCAGCCTGGGCACCCTCTGGGCCACGCGTTTATCACGCGCGGGCCTGCCCGTGCGGCTGATAGTGCGCGATGCCGCGCGCCTGGCCAGCTATCACCAGGCGGGCGGCCTGACCCTGGTGGAACACAGCCTAGAAAATACTTACCCGGTGATCGGCGAAACACCCGACAGCCCCGAGCCGATTCATCGCCTGCTGGTGGCGTGCAAAGCCTACGACGCCCAAAGCGCCATCGCACAGCTGCAACACCGACTGGCACCCGACGCTGAACTGATCCTGCTGCAAAACGGCCTTGGCAGCCAGGATGCGGTGGCCGCGCAACTACCCCAGGCCCGCTGTATCTTTGCCTCCAGCACCGAAGGCGCGTTTCGCGACGGCGATTGGCGCGTGGTCTTCGCCGGCCACGGCTTTACCTGGCTGGGGGACTCCAGCCACCCCGCTCCCCCACTGTGGCTGGACGACCTGCACGCCGCTGGCATTCCCCATGAGTGGAGCACCGACATCCTCACGCGCTTGTGGCGCAAGCTGGCGCTCAATTGCGCCATCAACCCATTGACCGTGCTTTACCAGTGCCGCAACGGTGGCCTGCAAGCCCATCACTGTGAAGTCGCGACTGTGTGCGCCGAATTGAGCGAGTTGCTCGAATGTTGCGGCCAACCCGCCGCCGCACAAGACTTGCACAGCGAAGTGGAACGGGTGATCCAGGCCACCGCGGCCAACTATTCCTCCATGTATCAGGATGTGGCCAACAACCGTCGCACCGAAATCAGCTATCTGCTCGGCTATGCGTGCCAGGCGGCAGCGCGCCATCAATTGGTGCTGCCGCATCTGCAACAGTTGCAGGCGCGCCTGGTCGACGACTTGCACTCACGCGGATTGGCCAGCAACTGA
- a CDS encoding HIT domain-containing protein codes for MFALDQRLQQDTLAIGDFPLCRLLLSNDANYPWFILVPRIDGISEVFQLDVADQHRLWQETTALAQLLNEGLAADKMNIGALGNVVSQLHVHVIVRKRDDAAWPAPVWGKHPARPYTDEQVAAIRSQLRGLLPADFIFTQD; via the coding sequence GTGTTCGCCTTAGACCAACGCCTGCAACAAGACACACTGGCCATTGGGGACTTCCCGCTCTGCCGCCTGCTGCTGTCCAACGACGCCAATTACCCCTGGTTCATCCTGGTGCCGCGCATAGACGGTATCAGCGAAGTGTTTCAACTGGATGTCGCCGATCAACACCGGTTGTGGCAAGAGACGACCGCCCTGGCGCAGTTGCTTAATGAAGGGCTGGCGGCCGACAAGATGAACATCGGCGCGCTGGGTAATGTGGTCAGCCAGTTGCACGTGCATGTGATTGTGCGCAAACGTGACGATGCGGCCTGGCCGGCACCGGTCTGGGGCAAACACCCGGCCCGGCCTTATACCGATGAGCAGGTGGCGGCGATTCGCAGCCAATTGCGCGGGTTACTGCCTGCCGACTTCATCTTTACCCAGGACTGA
- a CDS encoding ribbon-helix-helix domain-containing protein, translated as MSRGVGNGVMETTGFHKIKVDPFAKGFDMGLAKPLSRSVRLNGFSTCLRLEQIYWNILTEIARINACSVSALLSYVDREVHLRYGGVKNFSGLVRVVCVVHVLKDRASATGLD; from the coding sequence ATGTCACGCGGAGTGGGTAATGGAGTGATGGAGACCACTGGTTTTCACAAGATAAAGGTCGACCCCTTTGCCAAAGGGTTCGACATGGGACTGGCCAAGCCATTGTCCCGGTCGGTCAGGCTCAACGGGTTTTCCACCTGCCTGCGTCTGGAGCAGATCTATTGGAATATCCTCACGGAGATAGCCAGGATCAATGCCTGTTCAGTCAGCGCGTTGTTGTCGTACGTCGATCGGGAAGTGCATTTGCGTTACGGGGGAGTGAAGAACTTCAGCGGGCTGGTGCGGGTCGTGTGCGTGGTCCACGTATTAAAAGATCGCGCCAGCGCCACGGGCCTGGATTAA
- a CDS encoding SlyX family protein, with protein sequence MDLQDRVTDLESRLAFQDDTIETLNDILVTQQRAVERLQMQMTALLKRQEEMGGQFETSEEEAPPPHY encoded by the coding sequence ATGGACCTGCAAGACCGCGTTACCGATCTGGAAAGCCGCCTGGCCTTCCAGGACGACACCATCGAGACCCTCAATGACATCCTGGTCACCCAGCAGCGTGCGGTGGAGCGCCTGCAAATGCAGATGACGGCGCTGCTCAAGCGCCAGGAAGAAATGGGCGGGCAGTTCGAGACCTCCGAAGAAGAAGCGCCGCCGCCACATTATTAA
- a CDS encoding OprD family porin, whose amino-acid sequence MRVMKWSMIALAVSAGTSQFAMASAQDDSKGFVEDSTLSINTRLLNFGRDFRNNDTGKSRVNETGLGFNGLFQSGYTQGTIGVGVDVIGLLGVKLDSGKGRSGTGLFPTGADGRSQDDYSKGGGAVKFRISDTVLKVGDQYTTAPVFASDDSRLLPELPQGISITSNEIKGLKLEGGHFTSSVAQAQTFHDSLGLTKTDFIGGVYALTPEVSASLYYAKTEDYWKKTYANLNWTHALSNEQSLAVDFNIYSTKSDGLGLQRAEKDNTTKLDNRAYSLQGAYTIQAHTFTLAYQKVSGDGDYGYGVDGGGTIFLANSIARSDFNAEDEKSWQARYDLNMATFGVPGLSFMTRYVSGSGANTGTTSNGKEWERDIEAKYVVQSGPAKDLSLRVRQATYRSSDGVYYGSASIDELRLIAQYPLNIL is encoded by the coding sequence ATGCGCGTGATGAAGTGGAGCATGATCGCCCTGGCTGTATCAGCAGGCACCTCGCAGTTCGCAATGGCGTCCGCCCAGGACGATTCCAAGGGCTTTGTTGAAGACAGCACTTTAAGCATCAACACTCGCCTCCTGAACTTCGGTCGCGACTTCCGTAACAACGACACCGGCAAAAGCCGCGTCAACGAAACCGGCCTGGGCTTCAACGGCCTGTTCCAGTCGGGCTACACCCAAGGCACCATCGGTGTCGGTGTTGACGTGATCGGCCTGCTGGGCGTGAAACTGGACAGCGGCAAGGGTCGTTCGGGCACTGGCCTGTTCCCTACCGGGGCCGACGGTCGCTCGCAAGACGACTACTCCAAAGGCGGCGGCGCCGTTAAGTTCCGCATCTCCGACACCGTGCTTAAAGTCGGCGACCAGTACACCACCGCGCCTGTGTTCGCTTCCGACGACAGCCGCCTGCTGCCAGAGCTGCCGCAAGGTATCTCGATCACCAGCAACGAGATCAAGGGCCTGAAACTCGAAGGCGGTCACTTCACCTCGAGCGTGGCACAAGCACAGACGTTCCATGACAGCCTGGGCCTGACCAAAACCGACTTCATCGGTGGTGTCTACGCCCTGACGCCGGAAGTCAGCGCCAGCCTTTACTACGCGAAGACTGAAGACTACTGGAAGAAAACCTACGCCAACCTGAACTGGACTCACGCGCTGAGCAACGAACAGTCCCTGGCCGTTGACTTCAACATCTACAGCACCAAAAGCGATGGTCTTGGCCTGCAACGCGCAGAAAAAGACAACACCACCAAGCTGGATAACCGTGCGTACAGCTTGCAAGGCGCGTACACCATCCAGGCTCACACCTTCACCCTGGCCTACCAGAAAGTCAGCGGCGACGGTGACTACGGCTACGGCGTAGACGGCGGCGGCACGATTTTCCTGGCCAACTCCATTGCCCGTTCCGACTTCAACGCTGAAGACGAAAAATCCTGGCAAGCTCGCTACGACCTGAACATGGCCACTTTCGGCGTGCCAGGCCTGAGCTTCATGACTCGTTATGTCAGCGGTAGCGGCGCCAACACTGGCACCACTTCGAACGGCAAAGAGTGGGAACGTGACATCGAAGCCAAGTACGTGGTTCAGAGCGGCCCGGCAAAAGACCTGAGCCTGCGCGTTCGTCAAGCGACCTATCGTTCGTCTGATGGCGTGTACTACGGTTCGGCGTCGATCGACGAACTGCGTCTGATCGCGCAATACCCGCTGAACATCTTGTAA